Below is a genomic region from Streptosporangium album.
GAGACGGCATGAACCAACCGCGTCCAAGATCACAGACTTACAGCGTCGGTCCTACGGCAATGACCAGCGCCGATATGCGGTGGGGCACGCCGGCTCCGGCTCCGGCACTGGGTGCCGGGAACGCGCGGCGGTGTCCGGTCCCTGCGGAGCGGTCAGAAGTATCGGGAGGTGAGGTCGGTCGTCGGCCAGGAGGTCACCGCGCCCGCCGCCTGTCCGAGCAGCGGGTCGATCGAGTCGAAGTCGGGTGAGCCCTCCTCCTCCCGGCGGTTGAACACGGCGCAGTAGGAGACGCCGTTGCTCAGCCGGGCCAGGAAGCTGAACGTGCCGGGCATCGACCCGTTGTGCCAGGTGTTGATGCCGCTGCCCGAGGTCCGGACCCACCAGCCGCCGCCGTACCATGATCCGTTGCCGTTGACTCCGATCTCGGGCTTGGCGAACAGCTTGGCGATCGAGGTGGCGTTCAGGATCGGGCCGGCGGCGTCGAAGACCATGGCGAACTTCACCAGGTCGACCGCCGAGGCCGTCCAGCCACCGTTGGCGTCCTGGTTGGGCATGCTGAAACCGCCGTAGGGGTACGGCACGACGGTGCCCGAGTCGTCCACCACGGATTTGTTGGTGTACTTGGAGGTGTAGTTCACCTCGCTCGCGGGCGACTCCGCCCGGAGGCTGCGGCCCAGCCGCATCCTGGTGATGCCGGCGGGAGCGAGGAGCTTCTGCTTGATGTAGGACTCGTAGGTCGTGCCGGAGACCTTCTCGATGATCCGGCCGAGCAGCATGTAGCCGTAGTTGCTGTAGACCATCTTGGAGCCGGGGTCGAAGTCGAGCGGCCGGTCCGTGGTGTAGCGCATGATGTTGGCATGGCTGATCGGCAAAGGCACGTCGAGCACCGTGGAGATCGTGTGGTCCAGCCAGAGCGGGTCCTTCGAGGCGTCCCTGTCCCATCCGCCCAGATGCTGCATCAGCCTCAGCACGGTGACCTTCGCGAGCCGGGGATCGGCCTGCGTCGAGAGCCCGAGCAGCGTGGTGACCGGGGTGGACAGGCTGAGCTTGCCGTCCTGGACCAGCCTCATGATCGCGGCCGACGTGATGTGCTTGCTGAGGCTGGCGACGCGGAGCAGCGAGGTCGGCTGCACGAGCCTGTAGACCGGCTGGTTCTGCGCGTCTCGGATCGAGTATCCCCCGTAGCCGCGCGCCAGCAGGATCTTGCCCTTGCGTGCCACCGCGAGCTGGGCACAGTCGATCTGGCGCTCCGTGACGTACTTCTTCATCATGCTGTCGAAACCGGCCAGCGAGGCCGGGACGACCCCGGTGGTCGCCGGTGTCGTGGCCGCCCGCGCCAGTCCCGGATCCAGCGCCAGGGCGGGAACGGCTCCGGCCCCCGCCTGCAGGAAACGACGCCGTGTAAGGCTGGTCCCACCGATCGTCACTGCTGACTCCCCCATCACGTATGTATCGGAAAGGTCCGTATATTACGGATGTTCCGCCTCCGCCGCAGCAGACAGTCCACATATGAGACGGCACCGGGGAGGACGCAGGACCTGGCGCGTCGTGGCCGAGGTCGAGGCCCGTCCGGACAGGCCGTCGAACCGGTGATCTGAGGAGCCCGCTGTCGAGTACCGTCCGCGGGGTGGCTTCCACGCCTCCGCCTCGACCGGGGCGGCCGCGTTCACCCAGGCCACAGGCCTGTCGCGGACCGCGGCGCCACCGACCGCCCAGTCCGGCAGGTCCTTGAACGGATCCGGCGGGGTGTCCTCGTCCATGACCGGTCGCCACCGGAGTATGAGGTGAATAACAATTCACCTAATATAGTGAATTGTTATTCACCTCATTTCCCTGGAGTCTCCTCCATGCCGAGCCCCTCGGGCGCTCCCGCCACCCCAGTGCCGGCCCCACCCGGGTCACGGCTGAAGAAACGCCTGACCGTGCCGGTGCTCGCGTTCGGCGGGATCCTCATGGCACTCATGCAGACGGTCGTGGTGCCACTGCTGCCACATCTCCCGCAGCTGACGGGAGCCTCGGCCGTCAGCGTGTCCTGGATGGTCACGGCCACGCTTCTGGCCGGAGCCGTGCTCACGCCGGTTCTGGGCAGGGCGGGCGACATGTACGGCAAGCGGCGGGTGCTGCTGCTCGCACTGGGGCTGATGACGGCCGGTTCCCTGGTGTGCTCGGTGACGTCCGACATCCGGCTGCTCATCGCGGCCAGGGCCCTGCAGGGCGCCGCCGCCGCCGTGGTCCCCCTGTCGATCAGCATCCTCCGCGACGAGCTGCCTCCGGCCAGGACCGGGTCGGCGGTGGCGCTGATGAGCTCGACGGTCGGCATCGGCGCCGCACTGGGGCTGCCACTGGCCGCGCTGATCGTGGAGCACGCGAACTGGCACGTCATGTTCTGGGTCACCACCGGACTGGGTGCTCTCGGACTGACGCTCGCATGGTGGGCGGTACGGGAGTCCCCCGTACGGGCGCCCGGCCGGTTCGACACCGTCGGCGCGCTCGGGCTGGCCACCTGGATGATCTGCCTGCTGGTGGCGGTCTCCCAGGGCGGCCAGTGGGGCTGGAGCAGTCCGGCCGTTCTGGGACTGTTCGGGGCCGCCGTGATCGTGGCGCTCGTCTGGTGCACGCAGCAGCTACGCACGGGAAACCCGCTGGTGGACCTCCGGCTGGC
It encodes:
- a CDS encoding MFS transporter → MPSPSGAPATPVPAPPGSRLKKRLTVPVLAFGGILMALMQTVVVPLLPHLPQLTGASAVSVSWMVTATLLAGAVLTPVLGRAGDMYGKRRVLLLALGLMTAGSLVCSVTSDIRLLIAARALQGAAAAVVPLSISILRDELPPARTGSAVALMSSTVGIGAALGLPLAALIVEHANWHVMFWVTTGLGALGLTLAWWAVRESPVRAPGRFDTVGALGLATWMICLLVAVSQGGQWGWSSPAVLGLFGAAVIVALVWCTQQLRTGNPLVDLRLAARPRVALPHLAALLTGFAFYANSLVTAQLVQAPATTGYGLGLSVFETGLCLLPAGVIMLFLSPVSARISAARGAKITLAAGAAVIAAGYVVRIADSTHLGMIIIGASVISAGTALAYSALPTLILRAVPAAQTASANGVNVLMRTMGQASCSAAVAAVLTHHSALYGGIELPTLHGYLLAFGMAGTVALLACAMALVIPRHRDTPAEAGPRVEHTADVALEGA
- a CDS encoding serine hydrolase domain-containing protein — protein: MTIGGTSLTRRRFLQAGAGAVPALALDPGLARAATTPATTGVVPASLAGFDSMMKKYVTERQIDCAQLAVARKGKILLARGYGGYSIRDAQNQPVYRLVQPTSLLRVASLSKHITSAAIMRLVQDGKLSLSTPVTTLLGLSTQADPRLAKVTVLRLMQHLGGWDRDASKDPLWLDHTISTVLDVPLPISHANIMRYTTDRPLDFDPGSKMVYSNYGYMLLGRIIEKVSGTTYESYIKQKLLAPAGITRMRLGRSLRAESPASEVNYTSKYTNKSVVDDSGTVVPYPYGGFSMPNQDANGGWTASAVDLVKFAMVFDAAGPILNATSIAKLFAKPEIGVNGNGSWYGGGWWVRTSGSGINTWHNGSMPGTFSFLARLSNGVSYCAVFNRREEEGSPDFDSIDPLLGQAAGAVTSWPTTDLTSRYF